Genomic window (Rhododendron vialii isolate Sample 1 chromosome 4a, ASM3025357v1):
AGACTTTTGATAGGAGACACCTGCGTAAGAATAGAAAAGAGCAAAAAAACCATGTATTCTTTTTAGTTGCCTGCTTTCCAAATGTAACGCGCAGGGGGGAGGTTAATATGGTAATACAGCAAAAGATggcgattttttttgaatttatctcCATCTTTATACAAATTTGAATCTTGTTTGTTAATGTATAGAGTGGATCATCAGTTGCCTGTTTTCCTAATGTATAGAGTGGATCGTCAAGAAATGATTCATGTCATATATAGTGAACCACAAAGTAGGAGAAGACTTTGCAGAAGGGGTTCCACATACTTGCGCCTTTCGCAGTTCTACATGTGCAGTTTCTAAAATCGAGTATTAGGATAACAGATGCCAGCAACAcctgaacaaaacaaaaaagggcaACCCAATGCACAAGGCTTCCGCTATTGCAGAGGATGGGGAAGGGTTAGATGTACGCTGTCTTACACTACTCAAACCCGTGACCGCCAGGTCACATTGGGGAAACCTCACAATTGAACAAGACATGTAGGAGATAAAAGACACTGGACAGTACTAATAACATAGACGAATTGTTAGCTTTCTTCTTTATTGAAAAGTAATGAATTTGAAGATGACCCAGATACCTTATTTGGCTCTTTGAAGGAGTTCTCATCCATCAGGTTGCTAGATGTGAGAACAGTCTTTGTTGATCCAAGTGATTGGAATGTGTTCTGCTCCATTCCATTAATTGAAATCTTTAGATTCACAATGTTGCTCCCAAAGTTCACGATCTGGAAAACAAGATATTCGGCCCAAATAAACGAGGATGTAAATGAGATGACAAACCAAAGACAGTCACTCAGCAACTAAAATCTGCAGGCCTTGTGAACTTATTATCACAGCTTCCCAACATAATAGGGCAAGTAAATATTTTGTCTACACTTCATTAGGATGTCATATTTgataacaacacaaaaaatgatgacacgTCATCCGCAGCTATCAAGCACAATCCAGTGAATCAACCCATTGACAgcaaaaggacaaaaaagacAAGCGTGATAAATCGTATTTCCTGATAACAATGACATAATTAAATAGAACAAAAGGGTGTATTCGGAACAATGGATGATAAAATATGGGAACTTAACAACATATTTTGAGGATTAAGACCAACTACATATTATGGTACTGATCATACGGGTGCACTGCGACCTACTGAAGCTGTCACCTTAATATTTACAGTTTGTCTAAATTAGTGATAGATTTGGAAGCATGGTACACATACATTCAGTTAGCAGTTTCAGGCTCAGATTTGGGCATTTGAGGCAGTGGAGTCCAATAGTTGCGGATCAGTTGGTCAATTCTAAGAATAGGCATCAATGCATCAAAATAGGCACATgtagggtttgaactttgaagagcATTTTCTGATGGTCAAAGAAGATATCGGCACCAAATATTTGAAAAACTTAGTACCCAACTTCAATTTGACATTTGTGATCATATTCTTCATGTGTATTTGGGACTAAGCAAGAACATTAGAAGAGAAAATGTAAACTAAACCTTTATTCTCAAGTAATTCTTGTTATCCTCAGAGTTTTTCCAAGCAATAGCAGAAGCAATTAGGGAACTTGAAGAATTTGCTTGTAGTGTTGAATTAAGCAGAGTGCCACCACTTGACTCCGAAAAAAAGCGTTGCATCCAGAAACTAGGAGTTCCATACAGCTGGTAGGAGTTAAAAACAATTGCATCTGGGTTCCACCTGTATTGAACATATATTAGCATACTAGTTTAAATTATTACAGAAACACATTAAGAGATCAGATGAAAAAGTTGtagagaaaaagaagggaaaatgtaCCGTCTGTCATTGGCATTCACAAACAGAGGTGCGTAGCTTGCCATTTCAACAACGTCGCTGCATTGGAGGATCCAATTCAAATCCTCAGTAACTTTAGCAGTGTATGACAATGTAAGACAAAAGCTAGCATAAAGTTGATAAGATCTAGATGACTATACATAAACCAGCCAACATGAATGTatttctcataatttttttattaatatagTCATCAGTTCAACTGTTTGAAAGCATATTTACTGATtgcgaaaaaaacaaaagtgcaTGCCATACGATCTAGTGTTGTATAACGAAAATGCCAGAAACTAATACAAGCATGATAATTACAgccaagaaaatgaagaaaagaagTAAGTGCACAGTTTAAGCCAAAAAGATGCACATCAAGAAATAGTAAAGAGCACGGAGTCTTGGAAGAGTTTAATGGACCTGTTCCTTTCTAAGCCAATAAGGAAACCAGCCTCAGCCAGTGCTGCTAAAAGACTTCCTGTACCAGCATCTTTTCCAGTCACAGCATACTCACTCACAAAAGCCTGGAAATCAATCAATAGTGACCCGTTCTTCAGACCcccttttttcaattctttttccaaaatattgtCAAAAGCAGTTTGATTTTTATCAAAAGGAAGATTAACACACCTTTGGACCACTGCGTGATGAGTGATCGAATTTATGAGCCAAAGAAAACACCGTGTTTGCATCACTATAAATCTGGCCACCAAATCAAAGAATAAGATAGTATGTTGTCACGTAGCTGAACCACAAACCGAAAACCAAAGTTTTACCTGGAGAACAATAGAAATTTCAAATGTACATGCTGCAAAGTGAGACAATTCATATCTTACATGATAATCATAGAAATGGGCAGGGTGATCCAATTGTTGAGTAGAGCCATCACAGTTGGAGATAAATTTGATGTCTGGATAGGCATGTCTAATAGCATCATAAAACCTGAGGTAATTTCCTGCAATGTGCCCAAACAGAAGCAAGTTAAGATTTACAAACATTCTATATCTTTGCactatttgattttgatatctATCTTGTGATGGCAGCTTCACCGTTAGGGTAGATTATGAACCACGCTACTGCAATAACATGATTAAAGCCCACTACGGTAAAACTACGCAAAAGCCTAAAAGGGGTGAGCAGCCGATATACCAACAATAGAATAAGTGCAGTAACTTCCTAAAATACATATCTTCAGTTCAAAAAGTCATTTATCCCCTATAATTCCATAATTACTGGATGGTATTTGACAACTAATATATGttacaaagacaaaaataattgacAAGATTAATTGCATACCACGGTAATTCTTCTTCCCACAGTCTTCGTTCCCAACAGCAACATATCTCAAGTCGAAAGGTTCAGGGTGTCCCATTGCAGTTCGAACAGAACCCCATGCTGAGTCAGGAGCACCCTTAGCAAACTCAAGACTATCCAGGATTTCCTACGATGAAAATGAATGATATCAATGAATGAAGTAATTTAGAGTAGAGACTGCTATATATTTGGCACAATGGCACCAAGGGCACAAGGCTTACTTCTGGAAGACCCAAACACTGCGAAGTTGAAAACAACATATAACTACCAGTAGCGCTACACATTTTCTTAAAATTATGTTAACAGATTCGGAATATGTACAAGTTACCTAACGGTAAGACAGAATAGCAGCTTTGTCAAATAGATGAATTTGAGACATCAAACATAACTCACAGATCTAGCCACTCCACGTTAAGAAAGCTGCATGACTCATTATAAAGAGACGGCCAGTCAACACATCATGCCAAGTTCAATAGCATATACTTGAGTCAATGGGTTTCCGCAATGGGTTAACGCTTTCTTCACCAAACCACTTTTACCCAAAGAAAGTACGAAAAAGGTAAGTTTAAATAGAAGGGAAAATACTCATACAATCACAATTCACAAATATATTTCTTAGTCTATATTTATAAGTCCCCGAgtatttctttctttcactcAGGTGTATTGAGTTACCTTGCCTTCGTGCGATGCCTGATAGCAAATTTCAGTAACATCCATGGCAAATGAAAATATAACGATTCATTTCACATTATTCTCTATAGCTAAGATGACTTTTAGTAAAGTAACACAAGATCATGTGCACATGAAGCAGCAAGCTGTCAGACATACTTGCAAAAAAGGCACAATGCTAGAGGTATCTACTTGATCATTATGGCTGATTCCTGTGGAACATAACcccaacaaagaaaaacaaagatcaAATAAAAAGTATTCACGGTTGATAAAAGTTCTAATAACTATTTGGATCATCGTAAGTAGTTGTAGATACCATTATTGAAAACCCAAACCGGGGCAGCACCAAGGTCTTCTGCCAGCTGCAGAGGCATAATGGAAACAAACCACAATTGACTTAACCAAGACTTAAAACACAAATTAAACAGCACAGCAGCATGAGATAATACCTGAAGAAACTCAAAGTAACCAAGTCCCTCATCAGTCCAGTACATCCAAACATCACCGAAGTGTCCGGGCCTCTCTTCCCATGGCCCAATAGTTTCTTTCCACCGGAATGCATTTCGTAACCATTCACCTTCAACGAAACACCCACCTAATGTAATATCAATTGGATCAATTTTCTTACGAGGTCCCCACAGAGAGAAAATCAAAAGATCTAACATAGCAACTGAGATATATGTAATTCAGGTTAAGAGACAACATCAAGTTTGGACTGTTTAATTGTTCTTCCATTGAATGCATGTCCATTCTTATTACGTATCACGTTTACCACACATGCAATTGTTGCAAGGCCCAATTTCATGAAAAAAGACATCAAGCTTGTAATGGTTGCAAAGCCCAATactttatactaactttatcGGATGGCAAGATTTTACTGCTTTTTTTCTAGCGAAAAAAGCAGTGGAACTCTTCTGAGTTCTTGCATActcacaaaaagaaaattcagtgcATGAGGCAGATCTGAACAATTTGCCTGTGTGTAGAGCTCCATATTGCTCTAAAACAACTAAAAGAAACTCAATAATCATGACCTACTTGTAGAAAAGGTCTAATATGCAAATCAGAAGATGCATTTAAGACGGATTCGAATCCTATGTGAGGATCTTGTGAGGATTTTAATGAGAGGGTGCCACCCAATAAGCCAAGATATCCAACAGTccagaacaaagaaattctgcCAGCTCATAAAAATTGTTGGTTACAACACTCTTTCTTTAACGGAGTCTTCTCCGTTAGTTCCCCGTTTTGATTCATCCGAGGTTGACAACGGTGGGCAGAGACAATGATGGGTGGTTCAATGTACACTATTATCTTGtagtatctctctctcctctctttgtTTCGATTTTTTGTTGAGATATTTAATCAAATGTGGGTTATGTTTCTATAAAATAGCTGAGTTAGGGGTTGGCAAATTCCTAGATAAtagtttctcattttctttcatgTTTCTATTGTATTGATAGAAATAGAACCAGATGACAAGCCAAACTCCAAATCAAGGTATATTTTAATGCATTGGACGATTTGTACGGCTCATGGCATCGAGGGGAGACTCTACAAGCCAAGCTCTGTTTTAGTCCCTGTTATTCTTTGGACTTTGTAAGATGGCGATGGAATGGTGCGTGTCTTCCTATTGTAACTCATTTGtagaaatttatgaatttttaaatgGATAAAAACTTTTGTTGGGTGAATTTGGTGAAGTTTTGGCGGATGGCCATAGCTGTCCTGGTTGAGAACAAGGTTTTGGGCTGAAATGGGAACTGAAACAAAAGTGAAGACTCAGATTTTCTGGCCGTTTGGGTTCCGTCCATCTAAATGACATCGTTTGCtgttctaaaataaaaaataaaaattgacatCATTTGAGCACAAAATTGCAAGCAACCCACATTTTCAAGTTTCGCTCCGTTGGATATCTTCGCTTAATAGGTGGCACCCTCTCATTAAAACCCTCACAAGATCCTCACAGataacaacaaaaacatgatGAGCAATAATGAAACTTATGGTCACAAATGGTAAACCATATAAACTAAAATATGAACTCCAATTATACAAGTACACGAAACAACCCAAGTTTCACAGCCCTCAGAACAAAAAGACACAAGTACCTGGGAATCTGATGAATCTGGGTTTCAAATCTGCAAGCATGGTAGAAAGATCTTCTCGGAAACCATGTCCCTGTAGCAAGATAAAAGTTGTCAAAAGGATAAAAATAGGTCATGGAGAACTAAACCCCATAGCTACCAAAAATTAACTTAATTCCTTAGAGAGAATGTACTACAATTATATGTTTGACCTCTAATCCTTTCCCCAATTAATTCTTCCTCCATGGAAACCAaacctaaaagtagattctgtAGATAGGGAAATTTTCAAGTAAATGAACTGGACTTGAATATTAAAGAATTTGAAGTCCAAAAGTCATAGAATTACATGACAAGATGAAAAGCTAATTCCAGTTACATTGAAAATAAATTCAAAGATCCAAAGAATAGTTTACCATGGTTGCAGACATGAAATATGCATAAAGCTTACGTATGGAAAGCCATTGAATTAGCTTCCACGGAAAACTTCAAACGGCACATTGGTCACATCTCATTCATACAAACGACTTCTTTTAGTTGTCAATATCAGTAAAACACATATGCACAGAATTTTAGAAACTAGACAACATAGTTTCCTCCTATCAAGGATTAATCTTCTGCAAAATGACCTTTTgtgtgggggtggtggtgggtggggGAAAGGAATCCGTGGACGCGCAATTGGTAAATAGAAATGACTGAAAACTAAATAATCACATGGAAACCACTTTAGGTAAGTGACACCCTGCACTCTTTGTTTAGCCATGCAACATTATGATAATCAACAATTACTCCAGGATGTCGCACTTCAATACATTGCAGGGGTATTTATTGGGTAAAATAGGCTGTTTCTGGGGAGAAAAGAATGGTAGTTCTCAATGCAAAATCCCCTTCTTAAACCAGATTGTACAGATAGAATCCTTATCCCAGGGAAAATCTAAAGCTAACAACAAAAGCAATCTATAATATTGCCAAACGTCACTCCCAATTGATCATTAGAAAACGTAATATTTCAGGAGATGCATAGATCATCTACAATTCTTTAATTTGTTACTTGAAGATATAggaagaaaaatatataaagcCACACATCATATGAGAAAttaattacaaagattaagCATATGCAAACAAAGAACACTAACATATTTACGACTACTAACCTCTTTCAGGAACAAGTATTCCAAGTTTTCAACTACTAGAAACAAGATGACTTATACAAGAATCACAAACCTTGTATGTGTCCAAGGGCATAGCTGACACTTGGTCAAACCATACAACTCCTCTTCTGCTTGTAGTTAATTGCAGTCTTGCATTATGATTGGTTTCTTTCGCTTCCAAAAGAATCTCAGTCTTTGTCCAGTTTGAAACATCAGCAGCTCTGTCAGAACAACATAAGCACTCTGACTATCCAAAATGCAGGTTAAACATACATGACAAAACATTAAACATTTGCTAAAGGTAGTTACTGCCCAAATGTAGCTCACATAATGTTTGCAGTAGCCAGCATTTGCAACCCACTGGAGCCGGTCAATGATATCGATATATTAACTGACTGTAATGAACGGATATACAGAACGACTTTGTACTTCTTCCCTTGTTCAACATTCtgagaaaacagaaagaaaaatgatCCAGATGGAAACAAATCAGTGAGTTATCagttgagaaaattttcaaaaccaaaactaaaagaaaaaacaggcCAGATAGTAGGATGAGAGCAAAAACTGTCATCAATATGGTTCTCTTTCTTAAGAACTATTAAGTGTagcctatcaaaaaaagaacTATTAAGTGTAGCATGAAACTGAATTCTATGAGCTATCGGCACTGGATTAGACAATTATCTatcaacagaaaaaaagaaaagaaaaagggcttGTTTAGTATGGTTATATGGTCTATAATGGGGCAACAGGCTTATATAGGATGAGCTGCATGTTTCAGACTGGAGGATTTGCAGGAGTGCTGAAGATTTGCATGTGGCTATTATCCACAATTGACTAAGCCCCTTTTGGCGGCCCTAAAACATGGCACTTAAAAGAAAAATCCAACAAACAATGTATGTTTCAGGAATAACAGATGCATTTACTGGATGTGATAACGAGGCAAAAACTGATATGATACGATTCAGGACTTTCTGGCCTTTTTGCGGTGGTGAATTCTTATCAAACATACATCtgaaagtaaaagtaaaactTGTGCATTGTGTACAGTTTCTACGAAAACTAGTTCAATACACATCACATTCTACCTTCTCCTTGAGAAATCTATACAAGACTCACAATCTCTATAAGCCCACCCCATCAGACCATGTTCCGAGCTAAGCAAAAAACAGATACCCATTCCATGTCACATAAGATAGAAAACAAGATTATGTTTATTTGTGCACGGGAAATGGGAGACTGAACTACAGGACAAAGCATGacgaaatcaaaaaatatagctGTAAAAAGCATAAAGAAGACAGGTGCTGCGTTCGCAGCCTaggacttaggggtttgctccttCCTAAGGTCTCATGTTCGAAACCTGTCAcatgctatcaactccttttgGCTAGTGCATATAAAGCTTTGCTTTGGCTTTAATTGGAGTCCCAGTAGTGGACGGTGGAATTGGTCccccaggattagtcgaggtgcacgtaagctggccCAAACACCTaagttatcccaaaaaaaaaaggataacaaATTTATTTCCACCACACTATTTGCTTCTGAGATCGATAGAAGATGCAGCCTGATATCCTACGCATAAGATCCATACACCTTATATATCACAATAGCTACTTATTCATTTCTTAACTATGTACTCTTAGGAACTTAGATATTTTGAGGTGACTATGACCTGCTAGACATATATGTCAAGCGATcagtaaatgtaaaaaaaaagtcatgtTAGAAATGGATATCGAAGTCTTAACAAGTTTCCGTGCTACATATACGCCGAGGGGAAAAGGGTTACTGGAAGTCTTCTAAAATGGATGGTAAGTTCTTACCATGCCCCAGAATCCAGGGTTATAAACACCAACCCCTCCATCTGGACATACATTGGAGCCGTCTCTGTCACAAAGCACATCCATTCGAAGAGCAACTTTGTTTCGATCAAAGCATGATGAACGGTCAGTTGATACAACAAGAGATGACTCATTCCCAATGATAGACCAAGGATCAATATTGGAGGGAGTATTAGGGCCCCCCGCTTCAAAACCTGAAACTCAAATTTCGCAAAAAGAATCTGTTATTTCCATGTATCCACAAGGATGTCAAATGGAGACACGCATTTTTTCAACTAAAGAAAATTTGGGCTTAAGCACAATAAAATTTTAGAGAACCTTCCCCCTTTGCAaagaaggaaagggaaaaagaatgCAAATGAATTCTCCAGAGGAATTAGATTTGACCTCTGTTGCTGACGAGCTCAGCCCATAACCCTCCAGCCCCAGCATGGTTGATTTCCTGCATAGCATTTCAAAGAACTGTTGTCGTCCACCATCAAATGTATATACAGCAAAATAACATCTGGTGAGTAACTCTACATCTGGCATGGATGCCGTGTACTTTTGCAAGGGATGCATACCTTGCCAATCCCATTCACATGATTTAACAATCCTCATagtttaatacattcaaaccaTTCACATGGTTTAAGTAGATCTGATTTGTGCAACTTCAAATCTAAAACTTACATGTTTTCTCCTTAACATGTTCATAGAAACTGTGAGATGGATTTGTGAGTGGTGATATGGGGGGAAGCTTGTTCATAACGTGTACTTATAAAAACTCTGGCAAGCTCGAATGCGAATGATGAGCATTTAGATTTTCAGAAATAATTGTTGAAAAGTTTTCTGCAAAGATAATTCTGGAAACTGCAGGGCATCAATCCGAGTGACACCTTGACCAAAGATGGGAAGACAAAGGGTGGATCGAGGGTTGTACAAATAGCAGTCGAAACAGTATTGAAAACAATACTGAATTTGAGTATAACTAACAAAGTTAGGAGATCAACAACGTGCCAAAGACAGCCGTAATTGTAACAAACACGTAATATGCACAAAAGACGGATCAGAATGAGTTAGTAATCTCACCTCAAAGAAAACGCCAAACAGAGTTTCGGGTATCTTACGTCCAGAAGCTTCAGAAGCATTTACGAACAGCCAAGCTGTCTGATTAGTATCAACCTCAAATGCAGAACATTGATACAAGACACAGAGCCCAATAATGAACCCTGGGATGACTCGACTGAAACAACTCATTgcttcaaaaaacaaatgaggGACAAAAAAAGTCAATTCGCtgatataacaaaaaaaagtccaTTCAGAAATATTCTGATCAAAGAAGAAAGCACAAACATCACAAACTGTTACAACCTCCTATTATCATCATCAAAATTTAGTCTTCATAAGGTGAGCTGAAACCATCCAAATAAGATGAGAGAACTGTAATATAATGGCATAGAGAGTGAACATGACATTCCTTTGAAGAGAAGACCATTCAAGATTCAAAATTtcactttagtttttttttttttccaagaagGAGTTTCAAAATTAAGGTAAGGAATGATCAATACGAAAGTAAGAGCTTCTGTTCATAAAACTTGTGGAAAATATTGCCCAATTTGTATTGAAACTGGTCAAATAGGGGGACAAAGAGGGAGTAAAGTCTTGCAAAGTTCTATGGATGCTAACTGTGTGTATCCCTATTACTGTTAAGAAGTTGACCATATATGCAATCAATAGCACAAACCCAATATGATTATAAAGCAACTCGGATCAATTAACCATTAGATTATAGAGAAATACCCATCATAGAAAAGCCGGCAAGGGTTTTGATATTTGATACAAAGATCACAAATTTTCCTACTATAAAATGGAATTGAGTGAACAGCATTTACCTGAAAGACCCAATAGTCTTCGGAGACGACcggctagagagagaagagagttgGGGTTGTGGCTGGTGAACTGGGTTTATTATTTATATGCATTTATGATTGAATTGAgtagatatatatacacatatatacaagaTTTCCATAAGCCCATAAAGTGTGTTAATTCTGTTGCTTGGCGCCGAGATAATGTTCCCAATCGAGGAGGCGGAACCTCCTCATCCCGCTTTAACCTTGCTTTCACGGAAGCAGCTGTAGCTTGGGGGGAACTGTTTCTTtaaagtttctttctttttcaacttcttgtttttttttctacttcttGTTGGACTGTGTTCTTATctaatgaaaaatgaaaaatttcaaaatactcccaatctttactctaaatttcaattagactcaTAACCTTTTAAAAagatcaattttactcccaacatTATCTTTCGTTAATCAAAGCGCCTCCTTCAGTTTGAATGACTAACGGATAtcgttaaaggctccgttaaatagcgtcccgatcgaatttcgatgatccgagccgctcaatgtgttcagaacatgattttaagggtacatcgaagaaatcagccaaaaaaaaatgatcgaaaagggtttgatttgagcagttttttagtaaactattcaataaaaaactgtacAGATGAAGCACTTCCCAGtctttttttactgatttctcatttggtacccttaaaatcacgttctgaacatattaagCGGCTCAAATTATAAAAATTCGATCGgcaaaggggaggtgcggaccgatcCGAATGTTGTTCAAGTTAGGACGCCAGATTTTGCTTcagtccgcacctccccttttccgatcaacTTCCGATAATTCGAACACAGGtatccgcaagaaatcagcaaaaaaaatgaccgaaaagagcTTCAtctaaacagttttttattgaatagttcaataaaaaact
Coding sequences:
- the LOC131322750 gene encoding alpha-L-arabinofuranosidase 1-like isoform X1, with product MMIIGAMSCFSRVIPGFIIGLCVLYQCSAFEVDTNQTAWLFVNASEASGRKIPETLFGVFFEEINHAGAGGLWAELVSNRGFEAGGPNTPSNIDPWSIIGNESSLVVSTDRSSCFDRNKVALRMDVLCDRDGSNVCPDGGVGVYNPGFWGMNVEQGKKYKVVLYIRSLQSVNISISLTGSSGLQMLATANIIAADVSNWTKTEILLEAKETNHNARLQLTTSRRGVVWFDQVSAMPLDTYKGHGFREDLSTMLADLKPRFIRFPGGCFVEGEWLRNAFRWKETIGPWEERPGHFGDVWMYWTDEGLGYFEFLQLAEDLGAAPVWVFNNGISHNDQVDTSSIVPFLQEILDSLEFAKGAPDSAWGSVRTAMGHPEPFDLRYVAVGNEDCGKKNYRGNYLRFYDAIRHAYPDIKFISNCDGSTQQLDHPAHFYDYHIYSDANTVFSLAHKFDHSSRSGPKAFVSEYAVTGKDAGTGSLLAALAEAGFLIGLERNSDVVEMASYAPLFVNANDRRWNPDAIVFNSYQLYGTPSFWMQRFFSESSGGTLLNSTLQANSSSSLIASAIAWKNSEDNKNYLRIKIVNFGSNIVNLKISINGMEQNTFQSLGSTKTVLTSSNLMDENSFKEPNKVSPIKSLLENAGVNVEDVLSPHSFTSFDLPIESRTLWIPRTDSNSKSSI
- the LOC131322750 gene encoding alpha-L-arabinofuranosidase 1-like isoform X2: MSCFSRVIPGFIIGLCVLYQCSAFEVDTNQTAWLFVNASEASGRKIPETLFGVFFEEINHAGAGGLWAELVSNRGFEAGGPNTPSNIDPWSIIGNESSLVVSTDRSSCFDRNKVALRMDVLCDRDGSNVCPDGGVGVYNPGFWGMNVEQGKKYKVVLYIRSLQSVNISISLTGSSGLQMLATANIIAADVSNWTKTEILLEAKETNHNARLQLTTSRRGVVWFDQVSAMPLDTYKGHGFREDLSTMLADLKPRFIRFPGGCFVEGEWLRNAFRWKETIGPWEERPGHFGDVWMYWTDEGLGYFEFLQLAEDLGAAPVWVFNNGISHNDQVDTSSIVPFLQEILDSLEFAKGAPDSAWGSVRTAMGHPEPFDLRYVAVGNEDCGKKNYRGNYLRFYDAIRHAYPDIKFISNCDGSTQQLDHPAHFYDYHIYSDANTVFSLAHKFDHSSRSGPKAFVSEYAVTGKDAGTGSLLAALAEAGFLIGLERNSDVVEMASYAPLFVNANDRRWNPDAIVFNSYQLYGTPSFWMQRFFSESSGGTLLNSTLQANSSSSLIASAIAWKNSEDNKNYLRIKIVNFGSNIVNLKISINGMEQNTFQSLGSTKTVLTSSNLMDENSFKEPNKVSPIKSLLENAGVNVEDVLSPHSFTSFDLPIESRTLWIPRTDSNSKSSI